The following proteins are encoded in a genomic region of Bradyrhizobium sp. SK17:
- a CDS encoding NAD(P)-dependent oxidoreductase, protein MRVLLTGSSGWLGRFLAPRLRQAGHDVTGLDVVSGEMTDVIGSVAERSVVDRVFADHGIEAVIHGGALHKPDIARFSPQVFVDVNVSGTLNLLQAAVAAGHKQFVFTSTTSLMISQAIRDEEGHAAVWLDETTAPLEPRNIYGITKLTAEGLCRLYSREHGLNCAVLRTSRFFPEDDDTIRGIHGENLKATELLYRRLTVEDAADAHVVALEKIRGFEVFVISAPTPFARSDVADLKTDAAGVIARHFPDAPALFARQGWQLPISIGRIYDAGKAERLLGFRAVTDFAAVLGALRSGEPLPFAHDPDYVSPSTRLANG, encoded by the coding sequence ATGCGTGTATTGTTGACCGGCTCCTCCGGCTGGCTCGGCCGTTTCCTTGCGCCGCGGCTGCGACAGGCCGGCCACGATGTGACGGGCCTCGACGTGGTCTCGGGTGAGATGACCGATGTGATCGGCTCGGTGGCCGAACGATCGGTGGTCGATCGGGTTTTCGCCGATCACGGCATCGAGGCGGTGATCCACGGCGGCGCGCTGCACAAGCCCGACATCGCGCGGTTCTCGCCGCAGGTCTTCGTCGATGTCAACGTGTCAGGCACGCTCAATCTGCTACAGGCCGCCGTAGCTGCCGGCCACAAGCAGTTCGTCTTCACCTCGACCACGTCGCTGATGATCTCGCAGGCGATCCGCGACGAGGAAGGACACGCCGCGGTGTGGCTCGACGAGACCACGGCACCGCTCGAGCCGCGCAACATCTATGGTATCACGAAACTCACGGCCGAGGGGCTGTGCCGGCTGTACAGCCGCGAGCATGGGCTGAACTGCGCGGTGCTGCGCACCAGCCGTTTCTTCCCCGAGGACGACGACACCATCCGCGGCATCCATGGCGAGAACCTGAAGGCGACCGAGCTGCTGTACCGCCGCCTCACGGTCGAGGACGCTGCCGACGCCCATGTCGTGGCGCTGGAGAAAATCCGTGGCTTCGAGGTGTTCGTGATCAGTGCGCCGACCCCGTTTGCGCGCAGCGATGTCGCTGATCTGAAGACCGACGCGGCCGGCGTGATCGCGCGCCACTTTCCCGACGCGCCGGCGCTGTTCGCGCGGCAGGGCTGGCAGCTGCCCATATCGATCGGCCGGATCTACGATGCTGGCAAGGCTGAGCGACTGCTAGGTTTCCGCGCGGTAACCGACTTTGCCGCGGTGCTCGGCGCCCTGCGCAGCGGCGAGCCGCTTCCCTTTGCCCACGATCCCGATTATGTCTCGCCGTCGACGAGGCTCGCAAATGGCTGA
- the pgm gene encoding phosphoglucomutase (alpha-D-glucose-1,6-bisphosphate-dependent): MTAPNPAAGKPIDPSALVNVPRLVTAYFAGKPDPSDPTQRVAFGTSGHRGSSLKNSFNEDHILATTQAICDYRREKGLTGPLFIGIDTHALAEPALASAVEVFAANGVEIMIDAHGGYTPTPVISHAILSYNKGRSTGLADGVVITPSHNPPEDGGYKYNPPHGGPADTDVTGVVEKNANRYIEAGLKGVARMPYDRARKAATTHLHDFVTPYVADLGNAVDLALIKSAGVKIGIDPLGGAAVHYWQPIIARYGINATVVNNVVDPTFRFMTADWDGKIRMDCSSPFAMASLIGMRDRFDVAFANDTDADRHGIVTRSNGLMNPNHFLATAIAYLFAHRPQWSGSAAIGKTIVSSSIIDRVARKLGRKLVETPVGFKWFVEGLGSGGFGFAGEESAGASFLKRDGSAWTTDKDGIILGLLAAEIIARTGRDPSELFNELTAELGVPFYERIDVAATPKQKNALKALGPEQLNMTELAGDAVRAVRTKAPGNDQPFGGIKVESDAGWFAARPSGTEDVYKIYAESFRGPDHLKKIQGDAQAAIAKVF; encoded by the coding sequence GTGACTGCACCAAATCCCGCCGCCGGCAAACCCATCGATCCCTCAGCGCTTGTCAATGTGCCGCGGCTGGTCACGGCCTATTTTGCCGGCAAGCCGGACCCCAGCGATCCGACCCAGCGGGTTGCTTTCGGCACCTCGGGTCATCGCGGCTCGTCGCTGAAGAACTCCTTCAATGAAGACCATATCCTCGCGACCACGCAGGCGATCTGCGATTACCGGCGTGAGAAGGGGCTCACGGGCCCGCTGTTCATCGGCATCGATACCCACGCGCTGGCCGAGCCGGCGCTGGCAAGCGCGGTGGAAGTGTTCGCGGCGAACGGCGTCGAGATCATGATCGATGCGCATGGCGGCTACACCCCGACGCCGGTGATCTCGCATGCGATCCTGAGCTACAACAAGGGACGCAGCACGGGCCTGGCGGATGGCGTCGTCATCACGCCGTCACACAATCCGCCGGAGGACGGCGGCTACAAATACAATCCGCCGCATGGCGGCCCGGCCGACACCGACGTCACCGGCGTGGTCGAGAAGAACGCCAACCGCTACATCGAGGCCGGGCTGAAGGGCGTCGCGCGGATGCCGTATGACCGCGCGCGCAAGGCGGCGACCACGCATCTGCACGACTTCGTCACGCCTTACGTCGCCGACCTCGGCAACGCCGTCGACCTCGCGCTGATCAAATCCGCGGGCGTCAAGATCGGCATCGATCCGCTTGGCGGCGCGGCGGTGCATTACTGGCAGCCGATCATCGCGCGCTACGGGATCAATGCCACGGTCGTGAACAACGTGGTCGATCCGACCTTCCGCTTCATGACCGCGGACTGGGACGGCAAGATCCGGATGGACTGCTCCTCGCCTTTCGCGATGGCGAGCCTGATCGGGATGCGCGACCGTTTCGACGTCGCCTTCGCCAACGACACCGACGCCGACCGCCACGGCATCGTGACCCGTTCCAACGGGTTGATGAATCCGAACCATTTCCTCGCCACCGCAATCGCCTATCTGTTCGCGCACCGGCCGCAATGGAGCGGGAGTGCAGCGATCGGCAAGACCATCGTGTCGAGCTCGATCATCGATCGCGTCGCGAGGAAGCTCGGTCGCAAGCTGGTCGAGACGCCGGTCGGCTTCAAATGGTTCGTCGAAGGGCTCGGCAGCGGCGGCTTCGGCTTTGCCGGTGAGGAGAGCGCAGGCGCCTCGTTCCTGAAGCGCGACGGCTCGGCCTGGACAACCGACAAGGACGGCATCATCCTCGGCTTGCTGGCGGCGGAGATCATCGCCAGGACCGGCCGCGATCCCAGCGAATTGTTCAATGAGCTGACCGCCGAGCTCGGCGTGCCTTTTTACGAGCGCATCGACGTCGCGGCGACACCGAAGCAGAAGAACGCATTGAAGGCGCTCGGGCCCGAGCAGCTCAACATGACCGAGCTCGCAGGCGATGCGGTGCGCGCGGTCAGGACCAAGGCGCCGGGTAACGACCAGCCGTTCGGCGGCATCAAGGTCGAGAGCGACGCCGGCTGGTTCGCCGCGCGTCCCTCCGGCACCGAGGATGTCTACAAGATCTATGCCGAAAGCTTCCGCGGGCCGGATCATCTGAAGAAGATCCAGGGCGACGCGCAGGCCGCGATCGCCAAGGTGTTCTAA
- a CDS encoding enoyl-CoA hydratase, producing the protein MVSEQFETIVVERPDPAIARIVMNRPEARNAQNLQMTYDLNTAFDRAVQDDAVKVIILAGNGPHFSAGHDLRPAGKNQAGVDFPPVGNWGGFAEPNAHGRFAREQEIYLQITRRWRNLAKPTIAEVHGKCIAGGLMLAWACDLIVASHDAEFCDPVVTMGVCGVEWFVHPWELGARKAKEMLFTADVWSADEAHRLGMVNHVVPRGDLSTFTLALARRIAAKPAFALKLSKEAVNRSIDIMGQPAAIDQAFALHQLCHAHNLQEFGMMVDPAGLHPSVVKKTANV; encoded by the coding sequence TTGGTGTCTGAACAATTCGAGACGATTGTCGTCGAGCGCCCCGATCCGGCGATCGCGCGGATCGTGATGAACCGTCCTGAGGCGCGCAACGCCCAGAACCTGCAGATGACCTACGACCTCAACACCGCCTTCGACCGCGCGGTGCAGGACGATGCGGTGAAGGTCATCATCCTCGCCGGCAACGGCCCGCATTTCTCGGCCGGCCACGATCTGCGGCCCGCCGGCAAGAACCAAGCCGGCGTCGATTTCCCGCCAGTCGGAAATTGGGGTGGCTTCGCCGAGCCCAATGCCCACGGCCGCTTCGCGCGCGAGCAGGAGATCTATCTGCAGATCACGCGGCGCTGGCGCAATCTCGCCAAGCCGACGATCGCGGAGGTGCACGGCAAGTGCATCGCCGGTGGGCTGATGCTGGCCTGGGCCTGCGACCTGATCGTCGCCAGCCATGACGCCGAGTTCTGTGACCCCGTGGTGACGATGGGGGTCTGTGGCGTCGAATGGTTCGTGCATCCCTGGGAACTCGGCGCGCGCAAGGCCAAGGAGATGCTGTTCACCGCCGATGTCTGGAGCGCCGACGAGGCGCATCGCCTCGGCATGGTCAATCACGTGGTGCCGCGCGGCGATCTCTCGACGTTCACGCTGGCACTGGCGCGCCGGATCGCGGCCAAGCCGGCCTTTGCACTGAAACTCTCGAAGGAAGCTGTGAACCGCTCGATCGACATCATGGGGCAGCCCGCCGCGATCGATCAGGCCTTTGCGCTGCATCAGCTCTGCCACGCCCACAATCTTCAGGAATTCGGAATGATGGTGGACCCCGCAGGTCTGCATCCCTCCGTCGTCAAGAAAACCGCCAACGTGTAG
- a CDS encoding acyl-CoA dehydrogenase family protein: protein MDLTLSDEQRLLRESADRFVAETFHPDHRKQAANDPLGYSPAIWKQFAELGWLALPIAEAHGGLGGGAIEIGLLMEAFGRGLVSEPFLSTVVIGAALVAECGTEAQKQVILPKVAEGALTLAFAHSERAARFDLAHVDTTAAKTADGWRLNGSKIAVLDGAAANQIIVSARIDNANGASGKLALFLMPAGTPGLTVRDYARLGGGRGCNLDLSDVQLPADARLGDGQDALPAIETVVDRAMAALGAEAVGIMQTLLDTTLEYTKIRKQFGRPLSANQVIRHRLADVAMQVDEARSMALRAALMANAEPVARGRAASGAKAKIGKCARFVAEQAVQLHGAMGVTEELDIGAYFKRLLAFDTLFGGSAHHYRRHAALSGRADA, encoded by the coding sequence ATGGACCTGACCTTAAGCGACGAGCAGCGCCTGCTGCGCGAAAGTGCCGACCGCTTCGTGGCGGAGACCTTTCACCCCGACCATCGCAAGCAAGCGGCGAACGATCCGCTGGGCTATTCGCCTGCGATCTGGAAGCAGTTCGCCGAGCTCGGCTGGCTGGCGCTGCCGATCGCCGAAGCCCATGGCGGGCTCGGCGGCGGCGCGATCGAGATCGGACTGTTGATGGAAGCGTTCGGGCGCGGGCTGGTGTCCGAGCCATTCCTCTCCACCGTCGTGATTGGCGCAGCCCTGGTCGCCGAATGCGGCACCGAGGCGCAGAAGCAGGTAATCCTGCCCAAGGTGGCCGAGGGCGCGCTCACACTCGCCTTCGCGCATTCGGAACGCGCCGCGCGCTTCGACCTCGCCCATGTCGACACCACCGCCGCCAAGACCGCCGACGGCTGGCGGCTGAACGGCAGCAAGATCGCCGTGCTCGACGGCGCGGCAGCCAACCAGATTATCGTCTCCGCCCGCATCGACAACGCCAATGGCGCATCGGGCAAGCTTGCCCTGTTCCTGATGCCGGCGGGAACGCCCGGCCTCACCGTGCGCGACTATGCGCGGCTCGGCGGCGGGCGCGGCTGCAATCTCGATCTCAGCGATGTGCAGTTGCCCGCCGACGCCCGGCTTGGCGACGGACAGGACGCGCTGCCGGCAATCGAAACCGTGGTCGACCGCGCGATGGCCGCGCTGGGTGCGGAAGCGGTCGGCATCATGCAGACGCTGCTCGACACCACGCTCGAATACACAAAAATCCGCAAGCAGTTCGGCCGGCCGCTGTCGGCCAACCAGGTGATCCGCCATCGCCTCGCCGACGTCGCGATGCAGGTCGATGAAGCCCGCTCGATGGCGCTACGCGCCGCGCTGATGGCCAATGCCGAGCCGGTGGCGCGCGGCCGTGCGGCGTCCGGCGCCAAGGCGAAGATCGGCAAATGCGCGCGCTTCGTCGCCGAGCAGGCGGTGCAGCTGCACGGCGCCATGGGCGTCACCGAGGAGCTCGACATCGGCGCCTATTTCAAGCGGCTGCTCGCCTTCGACACGCTGTTCGGCGGCAGTGCCCATCATTATCGCCGCCATGCCGCCCTGAGCGGCCGCGCCGACGCGTAA
- a CDS encoding xanthine dehydrogenase family protein molybdopterin-binding subunit produces MNILPGNMRFGAGQPVKRLEDQRLVTGKGHFIDDKPEDGALWLHVLRSPHAHANIKSIDAKAALAMPGVEAVYTGADLVKDDIGTLPTLAIFKRPDGSPMTVPPRRLLAHEVVRYAGEGVAAVVATSRVLAQTAAEAIEVDYEVLPSVVEPVEAIKPGAPAVWPEAPDNIVAAMSYGDAAKVEAAFASAAHKVSLDLVSQRLVPSAMEPRSTIAEIEKKTGRLILHVQSQTPGSTRDLLAESILKRPKESVRVLVGDIGGGFGQKTSLYPEDGVVAYAATKLNKKIRWRGDRTDEFVGGTHGRDLTSTGEFALDAKGRVLAYRVRSIGGTGAYSSGTANIIPLVLGPFVQTGVYDLPLVHFEVKSVMTHTAPVGAYRGAGRPEAVFIVERLFDAAARQIGMDPRTIRKVNYIKPAQLPYTNAVGQVYDSGAFAHMLERASDLADWNGFAARKKAAKKKGLLYGRGLTSYIEWTGGRAHTEKVSLHATAEGRVILHSGTMAMGQGLATTYTQMVADSLGVPMDKIDVIQGDTDLATGFGSVGSRSLFVGGTAVAVSTNDMINKARDKASNLLEASVGDIEYRDGFLTVVGTDRRISLFEIAAKENGAKLSVDSEGEVDGPSWPNGTHICEVEIDPETGVTRVVRYTTVDDVGIAVNPMLVTGQIHGGVAQGIGQALYEGVAYSEEGQLLTASYQDYCVPRADDIPPLSVTLDPSAPCKTNPLGSKGCGESGAIGGPPCITNGVMDALSEVGIKQLNTPLTPSKIWQAIRDAKAGAA; encoded by the coding sequence ATGAACATTCTTCCCGGCAATATGCGTTTTGGTGCGGGCCAGCCAGTCAAGCGTCTGGAAGACCAGCGGCTGGTCACCGGGAAGGGACATTTCATCGATGACAAGCCGGAGGACGGCGCGCTCTGGCTGCACGTGCTGCGCTCGCCGCATGCCCACGCCAACATCAAGTCGATCGACGCCAAGGCGGCGTTGGCGATGCCGGGCGTCGAGGCGGTCTATACCGGCGCCGACCTCGTCAAGGACGATATCGGCACCTTGCCGACGCTCGCGATCTTCAAGCGGCCCGACGGCTCGCCGATGACGGTGCCGCCGCGGCGCCTGCTGGCGCATGAGGTCGTGCGCTATGCCGGCGAGGGGGTTGCGGCCGTGGTCGCGACCTCGCGCGTGCTGGCGCAGACCGCGGCCGAGGCGATCGAGGTCGATTACGAGGTGCTGCCCTCGGTGGTCGAGCCGGTCGAGGCGATCAAGCCGGGTGCGCCCGCGGTCTGGCCGGAGGCGCCCGACAACATCGTGGCCGCGATGAGCTATGGCGATGCGGCCAAGGTCGAAGCGGCCTTTGCCAGCGCCGCGCACAAAGTGTCGCTCGATCTGGTCAGCCAGCGCCTGGTGCCGTCGGCGATGGAGCCGCGCTCGACCATCGCCGAGATCGAAAAGAAGACCGGACGGCTCATCCTTCATGTGCAGTCGCAGACCCCGGGCTCGACCCGTGACCTGCTGGCGGAATCGATCCTGAAGCGGCCGAAGGAGAGCGTGCGGGTGCTGGTCGGCGACATCGGCGGCGGCTTCGGCCAGAAGACCAGCCTCTATCCGGAAGACGGCGTCGTCGCCTATGCCGCGACCAAGCTGAACAAGAAGATCCGCTGGCGCGGCGACCGCACCGACGAGTTCGTCGGCGGCACCCATGGCCGCGACCTCACCTCGACCGGCGAGTTCGCGCTCGACGCCAAAGGCCGCGTGCTGGCCTATCGCGTGCGCTCGATCGGCGGCACCGGCGCCTATTCGTCGGGCACCGCCAACATCATTCCGTTGGTGCTCGGCCCGTTCGTGCAGACCGGCGTCTATGACCTGCCGCTGGTGCATTTCGAGGTCAAGTCGGTGATGACCCACACCGCGCCGGTCGGCGCCTATCGCGGCGCCGGCAGGCCCGAGGCCGTGTTCATCGTCGAGCGGCTGTTCGATGCCGCCGCGCGCCAGATCGGCATGGACCCGCGCACCATCCGCAAGGTCAACTACATCAAGCCGGCGCAGCTGCCCTACACCAACGCGGTCGGGCAGGTGTATGACTCCGGCGCCTTTGCGCACATGCTGGAGCGCGCCTCCGATCTGGCCGACTGGAACGGCTTTGCCGCGCGCAAGAAGGCGGCGAAGAAGAAGGGCCTGCTCTACGGCCGCGGCCTGACCAGCTACATCGAATGGACCGGCGGCCGTGCCCATACCGAGAAGGTCTCGCTGCACGCCACCGCCGAGGGCCGTGTCATCTTGCATTCCGGCACCATGGCGATGGGGCAGGGCCTCGCCACCACCTACACCCAGATGGTCGCCGACTCGCTCGGCGTGCCGATGGACAAGATCGACGTCATCCAGGGCGACACGGATCTGGCCACCGGTTTCGGCAGCGTCGGCTCGCGCTCGCTGTTCGTCGGCGGCACCGCGGTTGCGGTCTCGACCAACGACATGATCAACAAGGCGCGCGACAAGGCTTCCAATTTGCTGGAAGCTTCCGTCGGCGACATCGAGTATCGCGACGGCTTCCTCACCGTGGTCGGCACCGACCGGCGCATCAGCCTGTTCGAGATCGCGGCCAAGGAGAACGGCGCCAAGCTGTCGGTGGACAGCGAGGGCGAGGTCGACGGGCCGAGCTGGCCGAACGGCACCCACATCTGCGAAGTCGAGATCGATCCCGAGACCGGCGTCACGCGGGTGGTGCGCTACACCACGGTCGACGATGTCGGCATCGCGGTCAACCCGATGCTGGTGACCGGCCAGATCCATGGCGGCGTCGCGCAGGGCATCGGCCAGGCGCTCTATGAGGGCGTCGCCTACAGCGAAGAGGGCCAGCTGCTCACCGCCAGCTACCAGGATTACTGCGTGCCGCGCGCGGACGACATTCCGCCGCTGTCGGTGACGCTCGACCCCTCCGCGCCGTGCAAGACCAACCCGCTGGGCTCGAAAGGCTGCGGCGAGTCCGGTGCGATCGGCGGGCCGCCCTGCATCACCAACGGCGTGATGGATGCGTTGAGCGAGGTCGGGATCAAGCAGCTCAACACGCCGCTGACGCCATCGAAGATCTGGCAGGCGATCAGGGACGCGAAGGCGGGGGCGGCGTAG
- a CDS encoding acyl-CoA dehydrogenase family protein, with product MDLTFSAEERAFEQEVRDYIASSLTPEMKRATALTPSVFSDPDIGMAWQRALHKKGWGAPGWPADHGGPDWTPAQRWIFEAECARAGVPNVNVMGVKMVGPVIIGFGSPEQKNFYLPRILSGEDYWCQGYSEPGSGSDLASLKTRAVRDGDDYVINGTKIWTTHAHHANRMFALVRTNEGERQQDGISFILIDMKTPGITTRPILTIGGDHEVNQVFFDDVRVPVANRVGEEGKGWTYGKYLLEFERGSGIASAKLREALKTISDLASSEATGRAIEDPDISIRMSELEVDIDALEMTELRVLSALQTGQNPGAVSSLIKLRVSEIRQAVTRLGVDVIGQDGLAVEPARPLYRLNHEPVIPEDLLPVVPEYLNSRAYTIFGGSSEIQRDIIAKMVLGL from the coding sequence ATGGATCTCACCTTCAGCGCCGAAGAGCGCGCCTTCGAACAGGAAGTGCGCGACTACATCGCCAGCAGCCTGACGCCGGAAATGAAGCGCGCCACCGCGCTGACGCCATCTGTGTTCTCCGACCCCGATATCGGCATGGCCTGGCAGCGCGCGCTGCACAAGAAGGGCTGGGGCGCGCCGGGCTGGCCGGCGGACCATGGCGGGCCGGACTGGACACCGGCGCAGCGCTGGATCTTCGAGGCCGAATGCGCCCGCGCCGGTGTGCCCAATGTCAACGTGATGGGCGTCAAGATGGTCGGCCCGGTCATCATCGGTTTCGGCTCTCCGGAGCAGAAGAATTTCTATCTGCCGCGGATTCTCTCCGGCGAGGACTATTGGTGCCAGGGCTATTCCGAGCCGGGATCCGGCTCCGACCTCGCCTCGCTGAAGACCCGCGCGGTGCGCGACGGCGACGACTATGTCATCAACGGCACCAAGATCTGGACCACGCATGCGCATCACGCCAACCGCATGTTCGCGCTGGTGCGCACCAACGAGGGCGAGCGGCAGCAGGATGGCATCAGCTTCATCCTGATCGACATGAAGACGCCGGGCATCACCACCCGCCCGATCCTGACCATCGGCGGCGACCACGAAGTCAACCAGGTGTTCTTCGACGACGTTCGCGTCCCCGTGGCCAACCGCGTCGGCGAGGAAGGCAAGGGCTGGACCTACGGCAAGTATCTGCTCGAATTCGAGCGCGGCTCCGGCATCGCGTCCGCCAAGCTGCGCGAGGCGCTGAAGACGATCTCCGATCTCGCCAGCTCCGAGGCCACCGGCCGCGCCATCGAGGACCCCGACATCTCGATCCGGATGTCGGAGCTCGAGGTCGATATCGATGCGCTCGAGATGACCGAGCTGCGCGTGCTGTCGGCGCTACAGACCGGGCAGAATCCCGGCGCGGTGTCGTCGCTGATCAAGCTCCGCGTCAGCGAGATCCGCCAGGCGGTGACGCGGCTCGGCGTCGACGTGATCGGCCAGGACGGCCTTGCCGTCGAGCCGGCGCGGCCGCTCTACCGGCTCAACCATGAGCCTGTCATCCCGGAGGATTTGTTGCCGGTGGTGCCGGAATATCTCAACAGCCGCGCCTACACGATCTTCGGCGGCTCGTCGGAGATCCAGCGCGACATCATCGCGAAGATGGTGCTGGGGTTGTAG
- a CDS encoding acetolactate synthase large subunit, which yields MVKGSDLLVAALENEGVERVFGVPGEENLDVVESLRKSSIKLIVTRHEQAAAFMAATYGRLTGKPGVCITTLGPGALNLTTGAAYALLGAMPMVMLTGQKGILSSRQAKFQIVDIVNTFRPLTKLSLQIVSGATIPTLVRDAFRIATQERPGPVLLELPEDIAGEETTPVDMIPPHPIEIPIAHAAALDRAAEMILKAQRPLIMLGAAASRPRSTAGIGDFVRRTKIPFFTTQMGKGTVSGGTNQYMGTAALSERDYVHEAIDRADLIIAIGHDTIEKPPFIMGPKGPQVVHVSYMPANVEQVYFPQCEVIGDVGPSLELLADRLEGKLPHASALLSLREGILAKITDRATEGRWPPTPQRIVHDVRQVIPEDGIVALDNGMYKIWFARNYRTLLANSLLLDNALATMGAGLPSAMMAAMLYPKTRVLAVCGDGGFMMNSQEMETAVRLKLNVVILILEDSAYGMIRWKQAVDNFPDFGLTFGNPDFVKYAESYGAKGSRIESTDAIVPTLERAFSGGGVHLVVVPVDYSENKRVLVDELREKVQQIDVS from the coding sequence ATGGTCAAAGGTTCCGATCTGCTGGTCGCTGCGCTCGAGAATGAGGGTGTGGAACGGGTGTTCGGCGTTCCCGGCGAGGAGAATCTCGACGTCGTCGAGAGCCTGCGCAAATCCTCGATCAAGCTGATCGTGACCCGCCACGAGCAGGCCGCGGCCTTCATGGCGGCGACCTATGGCCGGCTGACCGGAAAGCCCGGCGTCTGCATCACGACGCTCGGCCCGGGCGCGCTCAACCTCACGACCGGCGCGGCCTACGCGCTGCTCGGCGCGATGCCGATGGTGATGCTGACCGGGCAGAAAGGCATTCTGAGCAGCCGGCAGGCCAAGTTCCAGATCGTCGACATCGTCAACACCTTCCGGCCGTTGACCAAGCTGTCGCTACAGATCGTCAGCGGTGCGACGATTCCGACGTTGGTCCGCGATGCCTTCCGGATCGCGACGCAGGAGCGGCCGGGGCCGGTGCTGCTCGAATTGCCGGAGGACATCGCGGGCGAGGAGACCACGCCGGTCGACATGATCCCGCCGCATCCGATCGAGATTCCGATCGCGCATGCCGCAGCGCTCGATCGCGCCGCCGAGATGATCCTGAAGGCGCAGCGCCCGCTGATCATGCTTGGCGCCGCCGCCTCGCGCCCACGCTCGACCGCGGGCATCGGCGACTTCGTGCGGCGCACGAAAATCCCGTTCTTCACCACCCAGATGGGCAAGGGCACGGTGTCCGGCGGAACCAACCAATATATGGGGACCGCCGCGCTAAGCGAGCGCGACTACGTGCATGAGGCGATCGATCGCGCCGACCTGATCATCGCGATCGGCCACGACACGATCGAGAAGCCGCCTTTCATCATGGGGCCAAAGGGACCGCAGGTCGTGCATGTCAGCTACATGCCGGCCAATGTCGAGCAGGTCTATTTCCCGCAATGCGAGGTGATCGGCGATGTCGGGCCGAGCCTTGAATTGCTGGCCGACCGGCTCGAGGGCAAGCTGCCGCATGCCAGCGCGCTGCTCAGTTTGCGCGAGGGTATCTTGGCCAAGATCACTGATCGCGCCACCGAGGGCCGCTGGCCGCCGACGCCGCAGCGCATCGTGCACGATGTGCGGCAGGTCATTCCCGAGGACGGCATCGTCGCGCTCGACAACGGCATGTACAAGATCTGGTTCGCGCGCAACTACCGCACGCTGTTGGCGAACTCGCTGCTGCTCGACAACGCGCTCGCCACCATGGGCGCCGGCCTGCCGTCGGCGATGATGGCGGCGATGCTGTATCCGAAGACCCGCGTGCTCGCGGTCTGCGGCGATGGCGGCTTCATGATGAACTCGCAGGAGATGGAGACCGCGGTACGCCTCAAGCTCAACGTCGTGATCCTGATCCTGGAGGACTCCGCCTATGGCATGATCCGCTGGAAGCAGGCGGTCGACAATTTCCCGGATTTCGGCCTCACCTTCGGCAATCCGGATTTCGTCAAATACGCCGAGAGCTACGGCGCCAAGGGCTCGCGGATCGAGAGCACGGATGCGATCGTGCCGACCCTTGAGCGGGCGTTCTCCGGCGGCGGCGTCCACCTCGTCGTGGTGCCGGTCGACTATTCCGAGAACAAGCGGGTGCTGGTCGATGAGTTGCGCGAGAAGGTGCAGCAGATCGACGTCTCTTGA
- a CDS encoding dihydrodipicolinate synthase family protein, whose translation MADFHGVFPYLVSPVDPAGHVRTEVLGRLCDDLIKAGVHGLTPLGSTGEFAYLNNAQRMQVVATTIEAAQGRVPVVAGVASTSTADAVAQAKAYQKRGAAGILAILEAYFPLGDAQVEAYFRAIADAVDIPVVIYTNPNFQRSDLTLDVIARLAGHPRIGYIKDASTNTGRLLSIMNRCGDSLKVFSASAHIPAAVMLIGGHGWMAGPACIIPRQSVELYDLCRRARWDEAMALQRKLWRINEAFARFNLAACIKAGLVIQGYDVGDPVPPQAPLTAEQRKVVEAALRDLG comes from the coding sequence ATGGCTGATTTCCACGGCGTCTTTCCCTATCTGGTGTCCCCGGTCGATCCCGCCGGCCATGTCCGCACCGAGGTGCTGGGCCGGCTCTGCGACGACCTGATCAAGGCCGGCGTCCACGGGCTGACGCCGCTCGGCTCGACCGGCGAGTTCGCCTATCTCAACAATGCGCAGCGCATGCAGGTGGTGGCGACCACGATCGAGGCCGCGCAGGGCCGCGTGCCGGTCGTGGCCGGCGTCGCCTCGACCTCGACGGCCGATGCGGTGGCGCAGGCCAAGGCCTATCAAAAGCGGGGGGCTGCCGGCATCCTTGCGATCCTGGAGGCGTATTTTCCGCTCGGTGACGCGCAGGTGGAAGCTTATTTCCGCGCCATCGCCGACGCGGTCGATATTCCCGTCGTGATCTACACCAATCCGAACTTCCAGCGCTCCGACCTCACACTCGACGTCATCGCGCGGCTCGCCGGGCACCCGCGGATCGGCTACATCAAAGACGCCTCGACCAATACCGGCCGCCTGCTGTCGATCATGAACCGCTGCGGCGATAGCCTGAAGGTGTTCTCGGCCTCCGCCCATATTCCGGCCGCCGTGATGCTGATCGGCGGCCATGGCTGGATGGCGGGCCCGGCCTGCATCATCCCGCGGCAGAGCGTCGAGCTCTACGACCTGTGTCGCCGCGCCCGTTGGGACGAGGCGATGGCCCTCCAGCGCAAGCTCTGGCGCATCAACGAGGCATTCGCCCGTTTCAACCTCGCTGCCTGCATCAAGGCCGGGCTCGTGATCCAGGGCTACGACGTCGGCGACCCCGTGCCGCCGCAGGCGCCGCTCACCGCCGAGCAGCGCAAGGTGGTCGAGGCCGCGCTGCGGGATCTCGGCTGA